A DNA window from Oceanibaculum nanhaiense contains the following coding sequences:
- a CDS encoding TRAP transporter permease has translation MIALPTRIFGYVAAALGLALAVNAIIVAYVGVYDIAYTRALIVYASVVSVLLGCPLAAAVPEGRKFLLILAWLADIAAVAAFTIAIWYFVSAADELSTMLVSYGETDIFIAFLGVCVLLEATRRLFGLPLFLFVIVAFLYGLFGGYLPSAIGHSGFSLAVTMEMVWYGFQGVYGTPLSIVIQVVLIFVVFGVMLEGTGASNALIKIAFALTGRTRGGVGHAAIVSSALFGSMSGSVVANVVGTGAFTIPMIIRRGFKPATAGAIEAAASTGGQIMPPVMGAAAFLMADLIGMSYLMICLAALLPALFYYGALFVAVSLEAGKAGIQPIPPEQRERIDRKTMLDSLMFVIPIAVIIAVLVAGRSPAMAGFCAVIAVLVTALALNPDLRRNPMRILDTVVKGGAAGASIVVAVAAIGIILGTLNLTGIGLSFASTVAALGENNLLLALLLTAATCLILGMGMPTLPAYLVIVLVMGRSLRELGIEPLAIHLFVFYFGVLSAITPPVAVAVFAAAPIANSHPVATAIAALRLAFIGFVIPFIFVIEPSLLLVLDSFDLGQFVIAILALSVAILALSTAFYAYDGAALAPLHCVFRGIIGLAPLAALLSNRFEVEIVVGCAVLLGLSMLIRQRQRRFALG, from the coding sequence ATGATCGCCCTGCCAACGCGGATTTTCGGATATGTGGCGGCGGCGCTCGGGTTGGCGCTGGCCGTCAATGCCATCATCGTGGCCTATGTTGGCGTTTATGACATTGCCTATACGCGCGCGCTGATCGTCTATGCCTCGGTCGTCTCTGTCCTGCTGGGATGCCCGCTGGCGGCTGCCGTTCCGGAGGGGAGAAAGTTCCTCCTGATCCTCGCCTGGCTGGCGGACATAGCGGCGGTCGCCGCTTTCACAATCGCCATCTGGTATTTCGTCAGCGCGGCGGATGAACTCTCGACGATGCTGGTGTCCTATGGCGAGACGGATATCTTCATCGCCTTCCTGGGCGTCTGCGTGCTGCTGGAAGCCACGCGCCGGCTGTTCGGCCTGCCGCTGTTCCTGTTCGTCATCGTGGCCTTCCTCTATGGCCTGTTCGGCGGCTACCTGCCATCCGCCATCGGCCATAGCGGGTTCAGCCTCGCGGTTACCATGGAGATGGTCTGGTACGGCTTCCAGGGCGTCTATGGCACGCCGCTCAGCATCGTCATCCAGGTCGTGCTGATCTTCGTCGTCTTCGGTGTGATGCTGGAAGGAACGGGCGCCAGCAACGCGCTGATCAAGATCGCCTTCGCCCTGACCGGCCGGACGCGTGGCGGCGTGGGGCATGCGGCCATCGTCTCCTCCGCCCTGTTCGGCAGCATGTCGGGCAGCGTGGTGGCCAATGTCGTTGGCACCGGCGCCTTCACCATTCCGATGATCATCCGGCGCGGCTTCAAACCGGCGACCGCCGGCGCTATCGAGGCGGCGGCATCGACCGGCGGGCAGATCATGCCGCCGGTCATGGGGGCGGCGGCCTTCCTGATGGCCGACCTGATCGGCATGTCCTATCTGATGATCTGTCTGGCCGCACTGCTGCCGGCGCTGTTCTATTACGGTGCGCTGTTCGTGGCGGTTTCGCTGGAAGCGGGCAAGGCCGGTATCCAGCCGATCCCGCCGGAGCAGCGCGAGCGTATCGACCGCAAGACGATGCTGGATTCGCTGATGTTCGTGATCCCCATCGCGGTCATCATCGCCGTGCTGGTCGCGGGCCGCTCGCCGGCAATGGCCGGGTTCTGCGCGGTGATCGCCGTGCTGGTGACGGCCCTGGCGCTTAATCCGGACCTGCGCCGGAACCCGATGCGTATCCTCGATACCGTCGTGAAGGGCGGCGCGGCGGGGGCGTCCATCGTCGTCGCGGTCGCCGCCATCGGCATTATTCTGGGAACGCTCAACCTGACCGGCATTGGCCTCAGCTTCGCCTCGACGGTGGCCGCGCTTGGCGAGAACAATCTGCTGCTTGCCCTGCTGCTGACCGCCGCCACCTGCCTGATCCTGGGCATGGGCATGCCGACGCTGCCAGCCTATCTGGTGATCGTGCTGGTGATGGGGCGGTCGCTGCGCGAGCTGGGGATCGAGCCGCTGGCGATCCATCTCTTCGTGTTCTATTTCGGCGTCTTGTCCGCAATCACGCCCCCGGTGGCGGTGGCGGTCTTCGCAGCGGCTCCCATTGCCAACTCGCATCCCGTGGCGACAGCGATTGCCGCCCTGCGGCTGGCCTTCATCGGCTTCGTCATTCCGTTCATCTTCGTGATCGAACCCAGCCTGCTGCTGGTGCTGGACAGTTTCGACCTCGGCCAGTTCGTCATCGCCATCCTGGCACTGAGTGTCGCCATCCTGGCGCTATCGACGGCCTTCTACGCCTATGACGGGGCGGCGCTGGCGCCCCTGCATTGTGTGTTCCGGGGGATCATTGGCCTGGCCCCGCTGGCGGCGCTGCTCAGCAACCGGTTCGAGGTGGAAATCGTCGTTGGATGCGCGGTCCTGCTCGGCCTTTCCATGCTCATCCGGCAACGGCAGAGGCGTTTTGCGCTCGGCTGA